One region of Armigeres subalbatus isolate Guangzhou_Male chromosome 3, GZ_Asu_2, whole genome shotgun sequence genomic DNA includes:
- the LOC134223035 gene encoding cuticle protein 16.5-like — translation MAFKIALLFACLAYASAGYLEPAALGYSSLQAPALSYSSPAYSYGYANSGHQLAYSAPIAHQSYAAPLIQQAYAAPIAHQTYASAPALSYARSYAPALSYSAAPALSYAQSYAPALSHSAAPALSYARSYAPSLSYAAPLAKTVAIAQPAAIAHAPALSYARSYAPALSYSAPLASAKTIAIAQPAAIAHAPALSYARSYAPALSYSAPLAKTVAISQPAAIAHSGSLLSASPALTYAPAHASSYTGSYMKYNSPLIAYAY, via the coding sequence ATCGCTCTCCTGTTTGCCTGCCTGGCTTACGCCAGTGCCGGATATCTGGAACCAGCTGCTTTAGGTTACAGCTCGCTCCAAGCCCCAGCTCTGTCCTACTCTAGCCCAGCCTACAGTTACGGATACGCAAACTCTGGACATCAATTGGCCTACAGCGCACCGATCGCCCACCAGAGCTATGCTGCCCCTCTTATCCAGCAAGCATACGCTGCTCCAATCGCTCATCAAACCTACGCATCCGCTCCAGCCCTTTCGTATGCCCGTAGCTACGCACCAGCTCTATCATACTCCGCTGCTCCAGCTTTGTCCTACGCTCAAAGTTACGCTCCAGCTCTATCCCATTCCGCTGCTCCAGCATTGTCCTACGCCCGCAGCTACGCTCCATCCCTGTCCTATGCCGCACCATTGGCCAAGACCGTTGCCATCGCTCAGCCAGCTGCCATCGCACACGCTCCAGCTTTGTCTTACGCCCGTAGCTACGCTCCAGCTCTGTCCTACTCCGCACCATTGGCCAGCGCCAAAACTATTGCCATTGCTCAGCCAGCTGCCATCGCACACGCCCCAGCTCTGTCTTACGCCCGTAGCTATGCTCCAGCCCTATCGTACTCTGCTCCGTTGGCCAAGACAGTTGCTATTTCGCAGCCAGCCGCCATCGCTCACTCTGGATCCTTGTTATCCGCTAGCCCAGCCCTGACCTACGCTCCAGCTCATGCCTCCAGCTACACCGGCTCTTACATGAAGTACAACAGCCCCCTAATTGCCTATGCTTATTAG